Proteins encoded within one genomic window of Spirochaetota bacterium:
- a CDS encoding tetratricopeptide repeat protein, whose protein sequence is MPALHKYSGVRFASRLCAVLILLPCLVFQGSAAFSRENSTGLYEQGANLALQGKIDDAIASFKRSLELNPYYSKAHYGLGKAYLTREGRLGDAVRHLRRSVELDARMASAHFYLGLAFMFQRNYEKSVHSFQRAYDYDPGMVEALYNIASIYDYLGLGYQVKIFYAKFLQESAE, encoded by the coding sequence ATGCCCGCCCTTCATAAGTATTCGGGGGTCCGATTCGCTTCAAGGCTTTGTGCGGTGCTTATCTTGTTACCATGCCTTGTATTCCAGGGAAGCGCGGCTTTTTCCCGGGAAAATTCCACCGGCCTTTACGAGCAGGGAGCAAACCTCGCGTTGCAGGGTAAAATCGACGATGCCATCGCCAGCTTTAAACGGTCCCTTGAGCTCAATCCGTATTACTCGAAGGCCCATTACGGCCTGGGAAAGGCATACCTGACCAGGGAAGGGCGGCTCGGGGATGCGGTGCGCCATCTCCGGCGCTCCGTGGAGCTCGATGCGAGAATGGCCTCTGCGCATTTTTACCTGGGGCTTGCATTCATGTTCCAGAGGAATTACGAGAAGTCCGTACATTCCTTCCAGCGCGCATACGATTACGATCCGGGGATGGTCGAGGCGCTCTACAACATCGCGTCGATCTACGACTACCTGGGGCTTGGTTACCAGGTAAAGATATTTTACGCCAAGTTCCTGCAGGAGAGCGCGGAATAA
- the pdxA gene encoding 4-hydroxythreonine-4-phosphate dehydrogenase PdxA gives MLSNWNTTRTSLFPRSFLHGSRLVAGITLGDPAGIGPEVALAAVNSLNDDSINCVLIGRQDVLAGNHPGLFSNYRVLSNEQEFASVLPGKNYLYDVPSGDPVPAPGQGSVLTGLESMRYIDAALDLWKKKKIDYIVTGPVSKGLIGKAGFPFTGHTEYLADALGERAPYMMMHSEDFRVLLVTTHAPLDRVTGMITVQSILQTIRTGHKAILAIDGRKGKLAIAGLDPHCGDDGAIGDFDTRVTAAAVAAAREEGVDIEGPISADALFVPARWKRYNLAIAHYHDQGLIPFKMLAFETGVNVTLGLSMTRTSVDHGTAFDIAGKGRASYTSMVSAIRLGFKLETGRRGSGS, from the coding sequence ATCTTATCGAACTGGAATACGACAAGAACAAGCTTATTCCCGAGGAGTTTCTTGCACGGCAGTAGACTGGTCGCGGGGATCACGCTCGGTGATCCCGCTGGAATCGGCCCCGAGGTGGCCCTCGCTGCCGTAAATTCGCTTAACGATGATTCTATAAATTGCGTTCTTATCGGCCGGCAAGACGTGCTCGCCGGGAACCATCCCGGGCTTTTCTCGAACTACCGCGTACTTTCAAATGAGCAAGAGTTCGCATCGGTTCTTCCCGGCAAAAACTACCTCTACGACGTGCCCTCGGGCGATCCGGTGCCGGCGCCTGGACAGGGAAGCGTGCTTACCGGACTGGAATCCATGCGCTATATCGATGCCGCACTCGATTTGTGGAAAAAGAAAAAAATCGATTATATTGTCACCGGCCCCGTCAGCAAGGGATTGATCGGGAAAGCCGGTTTCCCGTTCACCGGGCACACCGAATACCTCGCGGACGCGCTCGGGGAGCGCGCCCCGTACATGATGATGCACTCGGAGGATTTCCGTGTGCTCCTGGTCACCACGCACGCCCCGCTGGATCGCGTTACGGGGATGATAACCGTCCAATCCATCCTGCAGACGATTCGCACCGGCCACAAGGCGATCCTGGCTATAGACGGCCGGAAGGGAAAGCTCGCGATCGCGGGTCTTGATCCCCATTGCGGGGATGACGGCGCTATAGGCGATTTTGACACGCGGGTGACGGCGGCGGCGGTCGCCGCCGCGCGCGAGGAGGGGGTGGATATCGAAGGTCCGATATCGGCAGATGCGCTGTTTGTCCCCGCACGGTGGAAGCGTTACAACCTCGCGATCGCGCACTACCACGACCAAGGCCTTATCCCCTTTAAGATGCTTGCGTTCGAGACCGGGGTAAACGTCACCCTGGGGCTCTCCATGACCAGGACCTCCGTCGATCACGGCACGGCCTTCGATATCGCGGGGAAGGGACGTGCGAGCTATACGAGCATGGTGAGCGCAATCCGGCTGGGTTTTAAACTGGAGACCGGCAGAAGGGGGTCGGGAAGCTGA